From a single Nostoc edaphicum CCNP1411 genomic region:
- a CDS encoding alpha/beta hydrolase: MKVTIPTNTAEILEQVHQLESTLGLKNEACRSKFLIHPYLTSKVFLFLHGFTAGPYQFEPLGEAFFNNGYNVLIPLQPGHGRSGNWSRQNPPPLPTDIQIYQQFLLKWLQIAKTLGQQVVIGGLSTGGTLAAWLALEHPQEIDSTLLFTPYLASRYSLLDQLIKILPIYFEWFNKDASGNFGYKGFCLKALRIFLQLAGEVSEKAQGCVSAPILMVCSEADRAVKLSKQQDFFRKVVKEQPKSWYYCFDDSLHIEHRMMTKLEDNDYEELVITLAKAFVESDLTWVEFEQIAKQITQGQTYDQIMLKLNFDGQVSQQLAAMMTQAFGCEHLNCINPDS, encoded by the coding sequence ATGAAAGTTACCATCCCAACAAATACAGCAGAAATCCTGGAGCAAGTTCACCAATTAGAGTCCACGTTAGGTCTGAAAAACGAAGCCTGTCGTTCCAAATTTTTAATTCATCCTTACTTAACGTCAAAAGTTTTTTTGTTTTTGCATGGTTTTACAGCAGGCCCTTACCAGTTCGAGCCGCTCGGTGAAGCCTTCTTTAACAACGGATATAACGTTCTGATTCCTTTACAACCTGGTCATGGACGCTCAGGAAACTGGAGTCGTCAAAATCCTCCACCACTACCAACAGATATTCAGATATATCAACAATTTCTGCTCAAATGGTTGCAGATTGCAAAAACGCTAGGACAACAAGTTGTAATTGGTGGATTGTCAACAGGTGGAACTTTAGCTGCTTGGTTAGCTTTAGAGCATCCCCAGGAGATTGACAGCACTTTATTGTTCACCCCTTATTTAGCTAGTCGTTACTCACTATTAGATCAACTTATCAAAATCCTACCAATTTATTTTGAATGGTTTAACAAAGACGCATCTGGCAATTTTGGTTATAAAGGTTTTTGTCTCAAGGCATTACGGATATTTCTTCAGTTGGCAGGGGAAGTTTCAGAAAAGGCTCAAGGCTGTGTTTCCGCTCCTATTTTAATGGTATGTAGTGAAGCAGATCGTGCTGTTAAGCTTTCCAAACAACAAGATTTTTTCCGAAAGGTAGTTAAAGAGCAACCGAAATCCTGGTATTACTGTTTCGATGATTCGCTTCACATTGAACACCGAATGATGACAAAACTGGAAGACAATGATTATGAGGAGCTGGTAATTACTCTTGCTAAAGCATTTGTTGAGAGTGATTTGACTTGGGTAGAGTTTGAGCAAATAGCAAAGCAGATAACGCAGGGACAAACCTATGACCAAATCATGCTCAAACTCAACTTTGATGGACAAGTTTCTCAACAGCTAGCTGCAATGATGACTCAAGCTTTTGGTTGTGAGCATCTTAACTGCATCAATCCAGATTCCTAA
- a CDS encoding response regulator transcription factor encodes MCESACTVIKEIRRQGETLTIIIITARKDDQKGAIAFKNGANDYITKPFRFSDLLERIKIHLSRG; translated from the coding sequence TTGTGTGAAAGCGCCTGCACGGTAATAAAAGAAATTCGTAGACAGGGAGAGACACTAACCATTATCATCATCACAGCTCGTAAAGACGATCAAAAAGGAGCGATCGCATTCAAAAATGGAGCAAATGACTATATTACCAAGCCATTTCGCTTCAGTGACTTGCTGGAACGAATTAAAATCCATCTAAGTCGTGGTTGA
- a CDS encoding Coenzyme F420 hydrogenase/dehydrogenase, beta subunit C-terminal domain gives MTSVSPHKKARALKPTSRRPAKELCSECGLCDTYYIHYVKEACAFINQQIGELEAETHTRSRHLDNPDELYFGVHQDMMAARKQQPIEGAQWTGIVSSIAIEMLNRGLVEGVVCVQNTKEDRFQPMPVIARTPEEILAARVNKPTLSPNLSVLEQIEKSGMKRLLVIGVGCQIQALRAVEKQLGLEKLYVLGTPCVDNVNRAGLQKFLETTSRSPDTVVHYEFMQDFRVHFKHEDGSSETVPFFGLKTNKLKDVFAPSCMSCFDYVNSLADLVVGYMGAPFGWQWIVVRNDTGKEMLDLVKDQLDTQPVTSKGNRKEAVQQSIPAYDKGVTLPMWAAKLMGVVIEKIGPKGLEYARFSIDSHFTRNYLYVKRNHPEKLEAHVPEFAKRIVEQYKLPE, from the coding sequence ATGACCTCAGTTTCTCCTCACAAAAAAGCCAGAGCCTTAAAACCTACCAGCCGCCGCCCTGCAAAAGAACTCTGTAGCGAGTGCGGACTATGTGATACATACTATATTCATTATGTCAAGGAAGCCTGCGCTTTTATTAATCAGCAAATAGGTGAACTTGAAGCAGAAACGCATACGCGATCGCGTCATCTCGACAACCCCGATGAACTCTACTTTGGTGTTCACCAAGACATGATGGCGGCGCGGAAACAACAGCCCATCGAAGGCGCACAATGGACGGGTATTGTTAGCAGCATCGCTATTGAAATGCTCAATCGCGGCTTAGTTGAAGGTGTGGTGTGTGTGCAAAACACTAAAGAAGACCGTTTTCAACCCATGCCCGTCATCGCTCGTACCCCAGAAGAAATACTAGCAGCACGGGTAAATAAACCAACACTTTCCCCGAACCTTTCTGTGTTGGAACAGATAGAAAAATCGGGAATGAAGCGGCTGTTGGTAATTGGTGTTGGTTGCCAAATTCAAGCATTACGAGCCGTAGAAAAACAACTTGGTTTAGAAAAGCTGTATGTTTTGGGTACGCCCTGCGTAGACAATGTTAATCGCGCCGGACTGCAAAAATTCTTAGAAACCACCAGCCGATCGCCTGATACAGTTGTCCATTATGAATTCATGCAAGACTTCCGGGTTCACTTCAAACATGAGGATGGCTCATCTGAAACAGTGCCTTTCTTTGGCTTGAAGACTAACAAACTCAAAGATGTCTTTGCCCCATCCTGTATGAGTTGCTTTGATTACGTCAACTCACTAGCCGATTTAGTCGTTGGCTATATGGGCGCACCCTTCGGCTGGCAATGGATTGTAGTCAGAAATGATACTGGTAAGGAAATGCTGGACTTGGTGAAAGACCAGTTAGACACTCAACCAGTGACATCTAAAGGCAACCGGAAAGAAGCTGTACAGCAAAGTATTCCTGCTTACGATAAAGGCGTTACCCTCCCGATGTGGGCAGCAAAACTGATGGGTGTGGTGATCGAAAAAATTGGCCCCAAGGGTTTAGAATATGCGCGGTTTTCCATTGATTCTCACTTTACTCGGAATTATTTGTATGTAAAGCGGAATCATCCAGAGAAATTAGAAGCGCACGTTCCAGAGTTTGCCAAGCGTATTGTGGAGCAATATAAGTTACCAGAGTAA
- a CDS encoding HAMP domain-containing protein has protein sequence MKQHIKFDKLTSKQSNNHLQVSNNLTGHTSVSRHWFSYLKVGQKIGIGYALLVSIAVLGTTMGFVIADYYKQKAQKREEAAFEELYQASQLKTSVFFVRTTQHQLILYMDRPKLWNKNYTQLLDHVAEARQVWFELTANYTINKPTMYGSGSGQKTVYPLLQNYQGFSAYLQRTEAFFKENNPNNLSPSQIKTAQSQLFNFMHGSSVFLMDDFLNDISKLVKVTAEEYQQAKLELQTAEKLRLYIIVGSLSLSIAIATLLAIYTSRAIARPIQAVTHIAQQVTEESNFDLQAPVTTNDEVGILATSLNRLIQEVQQLIKAQKDANEQLEVYSQVLEKKVRERTRELDEKNRCLELALEELRSTQANLVENECEESSVEQ, from the coding sequence ATGAAACAGCACATTAAGTTCGATAAACTGACTTCTAAGCAATCGAATAACCACTTGCAAGTATCAAATAACCTCACTGGACACACAAGTGTTTCTAGACATTGGTTTAGTTATTTGAAGGTTGGTCAAAAGATCGGTATTGGATATGCGCTGCTTGTGAGCATCGCCGTGCTGGGAACTACTATGGGTTTTGTGATTGCAGATTATTACAAGCAGAAGGCACAAAAACGGGAAGAAGCAGCATTTGAAGAGTTATATCAAGCGTCTCAACTCAAAACGAGTGTGTTTTTTGTTCGCACTACTCAACATCAACTGATTCTCTACATGGATCGACCAAAACTGTGGAACAAAAATTACACTCAATTACTTGACCATGTTGCCGAAGCCCGACAAGTTTGGTTTGAATTAACAGCAAATTACACCATTAACAAGCCCACCATGTATGGTTCTGGAAGTGGGCAGAAAACAGTTTACCCGTTGTTGCAGAATTATCAAGGTTTTAGTGCTTATTTACAGCGCACAGAAGCTTTTTTTAAAGAGAATAATCCCAATAATTTATCACCGAGCCAGATTAAGACAGCACAAAGTCAATTGTTTAATTTTATGCATGGCTCGTCGGTTTTTTTGATGGATGACTTTCTCAATGACATCAGCAAGCTTGTGAAAGTTACAGCCGAGGAGTATCAGCAAGCAAAACTGGAACTACAAACGGCGGAAAAATTACGTTTATACATTATCGTTGGTAGCCTGTCACTATCAATTGCGATCGCTACATTATTAGCAATTTACACCAGTCGCGCCATTGCCCGTCCCATTCAAGCTGTCACTCATATTGCCCAACAGGTTACAGAAGAATCTAATTTCGATTTACAAGCACCCGTCACGACTAATGATGAAGTTGGCATCTTAGCGACTTCTCTCAATCGTCTTATCCAGGAAGTTCAGCAACTCATCAAAGCCCAAAAGGATGCTAATGAACAGTTAGAAGTATACAGTCAGGTGCTAGAAAAGAAGGTGCGCGAACGGACGCGGGAGTTAGATGAGAAAAATCGCTGTTTAGAATTGGCGTTAGAAGAATTACGTTCCACCCAAGCAAATCTCGTAGAAAATGAGTGCGAGGAAAGTTCGGTTGAGCAATAG
- a CDS encoding glycosyltransferase family protein, translated as MRLMVYSHDGFGLGNIRRMLAICTHLLDSIPELSILVISGSPMLHSFRLPKRLDYIKLPCLNRGTSGEMSVKYLGTEIEETVKLRSELILSAIANFKPDIFLVDKKPYGIRNELKAAIEYLKTKLTETSLILLLRDILDHRDVTIPEWQKHGNNEAIHRFYDRVLVVGTPEIFDIRQEYQLPPMVAEKVQFCGYIRTELGRKSPNLIRSELRLSPEEQFILVTPGGGEDGYRLIDTYLSSLVLLPDSYKFRSLIICGPEMPLEHQASLQRKAAAYPQVQIGEFTDDLMSYIATADAVVAMGGYNTTCEILSAGKPAVVVPRIKPSREQCIRAEHLSKLGILAAIHPNDLTPDILLRSLLQQLQTPQISFSTINMDGLPKISQYISALLAKKKSVSSFCYKSPEQLPELMMIAKIV; from the coding sequence ATGAGACTGATGGTATATTCCCACGATGGCTTCGGTCTCGGTAATATTCGCAGAATGCTGGCAATATGCACCCACTTACTTGATTCGATTCCAGAACTTTCTATTCTGGTGATTTCTGGTTCGCCGATGCTGCACAGCTTTCGTCTCCCCAAAAGACTCGATTATATTAAACTACCCTGCTTAAATCGGGGAACATCTGGTGAAATGTCTGTCAAGTATCTAGGGACAGAAATCGAAGAAACAGTGAAGTTGCGCTCAGAGTTAATTTTATCTGCGATCGCTAATTTTAAACCTGATATATTTCTAGTAGACAAAAAGCCTTATGGTATCCGTAATGAATTAAAAGCGGCTATCGAATATCTAAAAACAAAGTTGACAGAAACTTCCCTAATTCTCCTGCTGCGCGACATTTTGGATCATCGAGATGTGACGATTCCAGAATGGCAAAAGCACGGTAACAACGAAGCAATACATAGATTTTACGATCGCGTGCTTGTCGTTGGCACTCCCGAAATTTTCGACATTCGCCAAGAATATCAACTACCGCCAATGGTTGCCGAGAAGGTACAGTTTTGTGGTTACATCCGCACAGAATTGGGGCGTAAAAGTCCAAATCTCATCCGCAGCGAGTTGCGATTAAGTCCAGAAGAACAATTTATTTTAGTTACGCCGGGTGGTGGCGAAGATGGTTACAGGTTAATTGACACATATTTATCGAGTTTGGTATTGTTGCCAGATTCCTATAAATTCCGAAGTTTAATTATATGTGGCCCAGAAATGCCCTTAGAACACCAAGCCTCACTGCAACGGAAAGCAGCAGCATATCCCCAAGTGCAAATAGGCGAATTTACCGATGATTTGATGAGTTACATCGCCACCGCAGATGCCGTAGTAGCAATGGGAGGCTACAACACAACTTGCGAGATTCTCTCAGCGGGTAAGCCAGCTGTAGTAGTACCCAGAATTAAACCATCACGAGAACAGTGCATCCGTGCAGAACACTTGTCCAAGTTGGGGATTTTGGCAGCGATTCATCCAAATGATCTGACTCCAGATATATTACTGCGATCGCTGTTACAACAACTCCAAACTCCGCAGATTTCCTTTTCCACAATTAATATGGATGGATTGCCCAAAATTAGCCAATACATTTCTGCCTTACTCGCAAAAAAAAAGAGCGTGAGTTCATTTTGTTACAAATCCCCGGAACAATTACCAGAATTAATGATGATTGCCAAAATTGTTTAA
- a CDS encoding trifunctional serine/threonine-protein kinase/ATP-binding protein/sensor histidine kinase has protein sequence MISSVVTIPGYQVSEELYNGSRTLVYQAVREVDEQPVVIKLLKNPYPSFIELLSFRNQYTIAKNLNLPGIIQTYSLETYQNGYALVMEDFGGISLKQWGTVPSVIEFLLLAIAVCNILDILIRHRIIHKDIKPANILINPETRDIKLIDFSIASLLTRETQTLKIPNVLEGTLGYLSPEQTGRMNRCIDYRTDFYSLGVTFYELLTGELPFQSNDPMELVHCHIAKLPPLVHEINPEIAPILSEIVSKLMAKNAEDRYQSAFGLKYDLETCLHQLQQTGKIESFPIGQRDVSDRFIIPEKLYGREEEVKSLLAAFDRVTNHQTVTERSRSTELMLVAGFSGIGKTAIINEVHKPIAQQRGYFIKGKFDQFNRNIPFSAFVQMFRDLMGQLLSENDTQLSAWKIKILAALGDNGQVIIEVIPELEQIIDQQLPAPNLSGTAAQNRFNLLFQKFIQVFTTKEHPLVIFLDDLQWADSASLKLMQLLMDDSDGGYLLLIGAYRDNEVSAAHPLMLTLEEIAKAKVTINMITLAPLSVTSLNQLVADTLSCSQQVAQPLTQLVYQKTKGNPFFSTQFLKALHEDGLIQFDFDRGIWQCDIPQVKALALTDDVVEFMALQLQKLPTATQDVLKLAACIGNEFDLATLAMATSAVRGASVCDTLRECREGIARGAVSTNISQTSEAETATALWKALQEGLILPQTEVYKVYAGQESQTIVGQSSQAVTYKFLHDRVQQAAYSLIPDDEKQTTHLKLGQLLLNNISPSEQQERIFQIVSQLNMGLGLLTQQTERNQLAQLNLIAGRKAKASTAYTAAVQYLTLGIELLAADRWQNQYALTLALYEEAAEAEYLNTHFEQAISLADLILQQTTHLLDKIKTYELKVQIYIAQDRQVQAIETGLKALEQLKISLILPDVKQENYLERLPELTSLASIPEMVNPESLAALRLLSSITPPVHHVKPDMFPSVALTMLHLCLEQGHSSLAAYVYGIYGLFLCAVIKDVDAAYHSGQISLKLLEQYHAKEFSCKIYMLFGAFICACKEHGRNTLKLLRESMQCGLEVGDMENASYSIMAECTHLFLIGEPLNYVEKTQAKYTDLLLNLKQKHCVDYAQIWRQITLNFLGETSDQFHLSGSDFDETKMLLHFHNTHNHQSLFAIYVAKTIILYTFESYEQAVTNAEQAIEFVDGAFGPLLVAVHNFYYSLSLLARYSECDSEALLPSAVRNQQERCLNQVAINQKFMGYWAARATVNYQHKYDLVEAETARVMGNTLQAMEYYDRAITAAKENGYLNEEALSNELAAKFYLNLGKEKVAQAYIQEAYYCYARWDAKAKIDDLETRYPQLLQSILQQKQFTLQPLETIAIPARTIHQPTQTSNSSSTSISEALDFTTVLKASQSVSSEIHLDKLLINLLNAIITNAGASKCVLMLMQENDLQVEAIAQLGQEPSIGLALPIDRSFDLPISLIYTVKRSLQSLVIADARTEMTLMSDFYITKHQPKSLLCNPIVHQGKLLGILYLENNLATEAFTPDRLEIVKLLSSQAAISIENANLYNTLEQKVSDRTQQLSEALEELKTTQDQLVESKKMAALGSLVAGVAHEVNTPVGTSITLVSTLIDKTTALITTVEQGQLKRADLTNYLNIAKECGDIILTNLNSAAELVQSFKQVAVDQTNLERRTIRVKVYLEEMLFSLAPNLRKTLHTVTVTGDDTVTISTYPGALAQVVTNLVMNSLMHAYQPEEAGEMHLHVLRQADRAIIQYRDDGCGVPEEYHSRIFEPFFTTARHRGGTGLGLHIVYNLVTQKLRGRINVQSEVGKGTLFIVTLPLEPQVTP, from the coding sequence ATGATTAGTAGTGTAGTTACCATTCCCGGCTATCAAGTCAGCGAAGAACTCTACAACGGTTCTAGAACCTTGGTTTATCAAGCAGTTCGAGAGGTTGACGAACAGCCTGTGGTCATTAAACTGCTGAAAAATCCTTACCCTAGTTTCATCGAACTTTTGTCGTTTCGCAATCAGTACACCATAGCTAAAAATCTCAACTTACCTGGAATCATTCAAACCTATAGCTTGGAAACGTACCAGAATGGCTATGCATTGGTAATGGAAGACTTTGGAGGAATTTCCCTAAAGCAATGGGGAACTGTACCAAGTGTCATTGAATTTTTGCTTTTAGCGATCGCCGTGTGCAATATATTAGATATTCTCATTCGTCATCGGATTATTCACAAAGATATTAAACCTGCCAATATTCTGATTAATCCAGAAACTCGTGATATCAAACTCATTGACTTTAGTATTGCATCTCTGCTAACACGAGAAACCCAAACCCTGAAAATTCCCAATGTGTTAGAAGGAACACTCGGCTATTTGTCACCGGAACAAACCGGACGAATGAATCGTTGCATAGACTACCGTACTGATTTCTATTCTCTAGGCGTAACTTTTTACGAGTTACTGACAGGGGAATTACCCTTCCAATCAAACGATCCAATGGAGTTAGTGCATTGCCATATTGCCAAACTTCCACCTCTAGTACATGAAATTAATCCAGAAATTGCACCGATACTCTCAGAAATTGTCAGCAAATTGATGGCGAAAAATGCCGAAGACCGCTATCAGAGTGCATTCGGGCTGAAATATGATTTAGAAACTTGCTTGCATCAACTCCAGCAAACGGGCAAAATTGAAAGTTTCCCCATTGGGCAACGGGATGTTAGCGATCGCTTCATTATCCCCGAAAAACTCTATGGTCGGGAAGAGGAAGTCAAATCTTTGCTAGCAGCATTTGACCGTGTTACTAATCATCAGACGGTTACTGAGCGTAGCCGAAGTACCGAACTGATGTTAGTCGCAGGGTTTTCTGGGATTGGGAAAACAGCGATTATTAACGAAGTTCATAAGCCGATTGCCCAACAAAGAGGCTATTTCATCAAAGGCAAGTTTGACCAATTTAATCGGAATATTCCTTTTTCTGCCTTTGTACAGATGTTTCGAGATTTAATGGGGCAATTGCTCAGTGAAAATGATACTCAATTATCAGCTTGGAAAATCAAAATATTAGCAGCGCTGGGTGATAATGGGCAAGTCATTATTGAGGTAATTCCAGAACTAGAACAAATTATTGATCAACAACTACCTGCACCCAATTTATCTGGAACTGCGGCACAAAATCGATTTAATCTACTATTTCAAAAGTTTATCCAAGTATTCACTACCAAAGAACATCCTTTGGTGATTTTCTTAGATGATTTGCAGTGGGCAGATTCAGCATCTTTAAAGTTAATGCAGTTGCTGATGGATGATTCAGATGGTGGGTATTTATTATTAATTGGAGCTTACCGCGACAATGAGGTTTCTGCTGCTCATCCTTTGATGTTGACACTAGAAGAGATTGCTAAAGCCAAAGTCACAATCAATATGATTACACTAGCACCGTTGAGTGTAACAAGTTTAAATCAACTAGTTGCCGATACCCTCAGTTGTTCGCAACAAGTCGCACAACCACTAACTCAACTGGTGTATCAAAAGACTAAAGGGAATCCATTCTTTAGTACGCAATTTCTCAAAGCACTGCATGAAGATGGACTAATCCAGTTTGATTTTGATCGGGGAATTTGGCAGTGTGATATTCCTCAAGTGAAAGCGTTAGCTCTAACGGATGATGTTGTTGAATTCATGGCATTGCAGTTGCAAAAGTTGCCAACAGCGACCCAGGATGTTTTGAAATTAGCTGCGTGCATTGGTAACGAATTTGACTTAGCAACCTTGGCGATGGCTACGTCCGCCGTTCGCGGAGCGTCTGTCTGCGACACGCTGCGCGAATGCAGAGAAGGCATCGCACGAGGCGCAGTCTCTACAAATATTTCCCAAACCTCAGAAGCCGAAACTGCAACAGCCCTATGGAAAGCTTTACAAGAGGGATTAATCCTACCTCAAACTGAAGTTTATAAGGTATATGCGGGTCAAGAAAGTCAAACAATTGTAGGGCAAAGCTCACAAGCAGTTACTTATAAGTTTTTGCACGATCGCGTCCAACAAGCTGCTTATTCTCTAATACCTGACGATGAGAAACAGACTACTCACTTAAAGCTGGGGCAGCTACTATTAAATAATATTTCCCCAAGCGAGCAACAAGAGAGGATTTTTCAAATTGTTAGTCAATTAAATATGGGGTTGGGATTACTTACTCAACAGACCGAACGCAATCAATTAGCTCAATTAAATCTGATAGCTGGACGGAAAGCCAAGGCTTCTACTGCCTACACTGCTGCGGTTCAGTATTTAACACTAGGAATAGAATTGTTAGCAGCAGATAGGTGGCAAAATCAGTATGCTTTGACGCTAGCGCTGTATGAGGAAGCCGCAGAAGCAGAATACTTAAACACCCACTTTGAACAAGCTATCAGTCTCGCAGACTTGATATTGCAGCAAACCACGCATCTGTTGGATAAAATTAAGACCTATGAGCTAAAAGTTCAAATTTATATTGCCCAAGATCGGCAAGTTCAAGCTATTGAAACAGGGTTAAAAGCACTAGAGCAGTTAAAAATTTCGTTGATATTACCTGATGTAAAGCAGGAGAATTATTTAGAGCGACTACCAGAGTTGACAAGTTTGGCTAGTATTCCAGAGATGGTCAATCCTGAATCTTTGGCTGCACTCCGGTTGCTGAGTAGCATTACTCCTCCTGTTCATCATGTCAAACCGGATATGTTTCCGTCAGTGGCGCTGACAATGCTTCATCTTTGTCTTGAGCAGGGACATTCATCATTGGCTGCTTATGTCTATGGAATTTATGGCTTATTTCTGTGTGCTGTAATCAAAGATGTAGACGCTGCTTATCACTCAGGTCAGATATCTCTAAAGCTTTTAGAGCAATACCATGCCAAAGAATTTAGCTGCAAAATTTATATGCTCTTTGGTGCTTTTATTTGTGCGTGCAAGGAGCATGGTAGAAATACACTCAAATTGTTACGAGAAAGTATGCAGTGTGGACTAGAGGTTGGAGACATGGAAAACGCTAGCTATTCAATAATGGCTGAGTGTACACATTTATTCTTGATTGGAGAACCTCTAAATTATGTTGAGAAAACGCAAGCAAAATATACTGATTTACTTTTAAATTTAAAACAAAAACATTGTGTTGATTATGCCCAGATTTGGAGGCAAATCACTTTAAACTTCCTCGGAGAAACCTCTGATCAATTTCACCTGAGTGGTAGTGATTTTGATGAGACAAAAATGCTACTGCATTTTCATAACACCCATAATCATCAATCACTATTTGCTATCTATGTAGCTAAAACAATTATACTTTATACATTTGAAAGCTATGAACAGGCTGTAACTAATGCAGAGCAAGCCATTGAGTTTGTAGATGGAGCCTTTGGCCCACTACTTGTTGCTGTACATAACTTTTACTACTCTTTGTCTTTACTTGCAAGATATTCTGAGTGCGATAGCGAAGCGCTGCTGCCTTCAGCAGTTCGCAATCAACAGGAACGCTGCTTAAATCAAGTAGCTATCAACCAAAAATTCATGGGCTATTGGGCTGCTCGTGCTACTGTTAATTACCAGCACAAGTATGATTTAGTTGAAGCAGAAACAGCGCGGGTGATGGGAAATACACTCCAAGCAATGGAGTATTACGATCGCGCCATTACAGCAGCTAAAGAAAACGGCTACCTCAATGAAGAAGCACTTAGCAATGAGTTGGCAGCCAAATTTTACCTCAACTTGGGTAAAGAAAAGGTGGCTCAAGCCTACATCCAAGAAGCCTACTATTGCTACGCTCGTTGGGATGCCAAAGCTAAAATTGATGACTTGGAAACACGTTATCCGCAATTACTACAATCTATTCTGCAACAAAAGCAATTCACTCTCCAACCCTTAGAAACCATTGCTATACCTGCCCGCACGATTCATCAACCAACGCAAACATCTAACTCCAGCAGCACTTCTATCTCTGAAGCCTTAGATTTTACCACCGTTCTGAAAGCATCTCAGAGCGTATCTAGCGAGATTCATTTAGACAAATTGCTCATTAACTTACTCAATGCAATTATCACCAATGCTGGAGCCAGTAAATGTGTGCTGATGTTAATGCAGGAGAATGATTTGCAAGTAGAAGCGATCGCTCAACTTGGACAAGAACCCAGCATTGGACTAGCACTGCCAATTGATCGGAGTTTTGATCTTCCTATTAGTCTAATTTACACTGTCAAACGCAGTTTACAATCCCTTGTGATCGCTGATGCTAGAACAGAGATGACTCTGATGAGTGATTTCTATATCACAAAGCACCAGCCCAAGAGCCTACTATGTAATCCCATCGTGCATCAGGGTAAACTACTGGGAATTTTATATCTAGAAAATAACCTGGCTACGGAAGCGTTTACACCAGATCGGTTGGAAATTGTCAAGCTTCTATCATCCCAAGCTGCCATTTCGATCGAAAACGCTAATCTCTACAATACTCTCGAACAGAAAGTTAGCGATCGCACTCAACAACTTTCCGAAGCGCTAGAAGAACTCAAAACGACTCAAGATCAGCTTGTGGAATCCAAGAAAATGGCTGCTTTAGGTAGCTTGGTAGCAGGGGTTGCTCATGAAGTTAATACCCCTGTTGGTACTAGCATCACACTGGTATCAACCCTAATTGATAAAACTACTGCTCTCATCACAACAGTTGAGCAGGGACAGCTAAAACGGGCAGATTTAACCAACTACCTGAACATTGCTAAAGAATGTGGAGACATTATTTTGACAAACCTTAATAGTGCCGCAGAATTGGTGCAAAGTTTCAAACAGGTTGCTGTCGATCAAACCAACCTGGAGCGACGCACTATTAGGGTTAAAGTTTATCTGGAAGAAATGCTTTTTAGTTTGGCACCAAATTTAAGAAAAACACTACATACGGTAACTGTAACTGGTGATGATACTGTAACCATTAGCACTTATCCAGGAGCATTGGCACAAGTTGTCACCAATTTGGTGATGAACTCTCTCATGCACGCATATCAGCCCGAAGAAGCTGGGGAAATGCACCTTCATGTGTTAAGGCAAGCCGATCGAGCGATCATTCAGTACCGTGATGATGGCTGTGGTGTTCCCGAAGAGTATCACAGCCGCATTTTTGAACCCTTTTTTACCACAGCAAGGCATCGCGGTGGAACAGGACTAGGATTGCATATTGTCTACAATCTAGTCACCCAAAAATTGCGGGGAAGAATCAATGTGCAAAGCGAAGTGGGGAAGGGAACTCTATTTATAGTAACCCTTCCACTTGAGCCACAGGTTACTCCATGA